The following proteins are encoded in a genomic region of Fusarium oxysporum f. sp. lycopersici 4287 chromosome 1, whole genome shotgun sequence:
- a CDS encoding hypothetical protein (At least one base has a quality score < 10) encodes MAATNGDVIVAPDDNDTGDQDSSLGDETASSTASLRSSILDYRHENGRTYHRFKDGKYNLPNDERENERLDLQHHLFLRTFDNKLGLAPPNLPGSNVERVLDVGTGTGIWAIDFADDHPEAEVRGIDLSPIQPNFVPANVEFQIDDIDEEWNYSAPFTYIHSRMMNMSIQNWEDYLRKIFDNLAPGGYVELQDIDAFMESDDGTLTEAHALSKWCKLLREAAVKLGRPYIPTKDLKGIMGKVGFTSIVETRFKWPSNRWPKDKKYKDLGAWNNENTNLVLESISLAPLTRGLDWTIEEVNVLLADVRKELNDPNIHAYWPICSVYGRKPEV; translated from the exons ATGGCAGCAACCAACGGAGATGTTATCGTAGCTCCCGATGATAAT GATACTGGCGATCAAGACTCTTCTCTTGGAGAT GAAACGGCATCCTCAACCGCAAGCCTGAGAAGCTCCATTCTTGACTACCGACACGAAAACGGGAGAACGTATCATCGATTCAAGGATGGAA AGTACAACCTTCCCAACGACGAGCGAGAGAATGAAAGGCTAG ACCTGCAGCACCATTTGTTTCTCCGAACCTTCGACAACAAACTTGGTCTCGCCCCACCAAACCTACCCGGTTCCAATGTCGAACGAGTTCTCGACGTGGGCACTGGTACAGGTATTTGGGCAATTGACTTTGCAGATGATCATCCCGAGGCCGAG GTTCGCGGGATCGACCTTTCTCCCATTCAGCCTAACTT TGTCCCTGCCAATGTGGAGTTTCAGATCGACGATATTGACGAGGAGTGGAATTATTCTGCGCCGTTTACTTACATTCACAGCAGAATGATGAACATGAGCATTCAGAACTGGGAGGACTATCTACGCAAAATCTTTGA TAATCTTGCTCCAGGCGGCTACGTCGAACTCCAAGATATTGATGCTTTCATGGAGTCTGACGACGGTACTCTTACCGAAGCACATGCACTATCGAAATGGTGTAAGCTTCTACGTGAAGCAGCGGTCAAATTGGGTCGCCCGTACATACCAACCAAAGATTTGAAGGGGATTATGGGCAAAGTTGGATTCACCAGTATCGTCGAAACTCGTTTCAAGTGGCCGTCAAACCGCTGGCCCAAGGACAAAAAATACAAGGACCTCGGAGCATGGAACAATGAGAACACGaaccttgttcttgaatCAATCAGTTTAGCACCATTAACGAGGGGCCTTGATTGGACTATTGAGGAAGTCAATGTTCTTCTGGCTGATGTGAGGAAAGAGTTGAATGATCCAAACATCCATGCCTACTGGCCAAT TTGCTCAGTTTATGGAAGGAAACCAGAAGTTTGA
- a CDS encoding hypothetical protein (At least one base has a quality score < 10) translates to MKKDLRRYLRLSIITAWQKLNEYYTNLGESPLFAASTILHPSLGKSYLEVNRASEEQVVWARDAKDGLSDYLDRWYRCNRSVNEQRGAIVKTTASPSVPQRTPVNSMLKHDLADYRVPQKLQDLYFYYGRWYGKSGNLPRENYIFPIDKEELARLDILHKFFFVVRKNNLFSASLDVEQPLRVLDLGTGTGIWSIELSEKYPHMHVQGLDFNMIQPKMIPRTMAPPKPFDLEGSWDTVDLDWDFMHVRTLFGSIQNWPDLYKNMIVHLKPGWGCMEQVEIDWTPQCDDDSLPTDSALSEWASKLLDAMDQYGRPMRVNPEKTRRQLALAGFVDISETVIRACYNPWPEDATEKEAARWFNVGLSSGLTALSCAAMVRMLGMSKEEVEGLCDRVNKEICMRSYHAYCRIYIWTARKPGTASRSSSVLSS, encoded by the exons ATGAAGAAGGATCTCCGACGCTATCTGAGActctccatcatcaccgccTGGCAGAAACTCAATGAATACTATACCAATCTTGGAGAGTCACCGTTGTTTGCCGCATCCACCATTCTCCATCCATCACTGGGCAAGAGCTATCTGGAGGTGAATCGGGCATCGGAAGAACAGGTTGTCTGGGCGAGGGACGCCAAAGATGGACTATCTGACTACCTGGACCGCTGGTACCGCTGCAACCGGTCAGTGAATGAGCAGCGAGGGGCAATTGTTAAGACTACGGCATCCCCAAGCGTGCCGCAGAGAACCCCGGTAAACAGTATGCTCAAGCA CGATCTGGCCGACTATCGGGTGCCGCAAAAACTCCAAGatctttacttttattatGGCCGCTGGTATGGAAAGAGCGGAAATCTACCCAGGGAGAATTACATATTCCCAATCGACAAA GAAGAGCTGGCTCGCCTAGACATTTTGCACAAGTTCTTCTTCGTAGTTCGCAAGAACAATCTGTTCTCGGCTTCGTTGGACGTGGAGCAGCCATTGCGGGTCCTCGACCTCGGCACAGGCACGGGAATCTGGTCCATAGAACTCTCTGA AAAATATCCCCATATGCACGTACAGGGTCTCGACTTCAATATGATACAGCCTAAGAT GATTCCACGGACCATGGCACCTCCGAAACCATTCGACCTTGAGGGTTCTTGGGACACGGTTGACCTGGACTGGGACTTCATGCATGTCCGAACACTCTTCGGCAGTATTCAAAACTGGCCAGATCTGTACAAAAACATGATCGT ACACCTGAAGCCTGGGTGGGGCTGCATGGAGCAAGTCGAAATCGATTGGACCCCACAGTGTGACGACGATTCTCTTCCGACCGACAGTGCTCTAAGTGAATGGGCCTCAAAACTTCTCGACGCAATGGATCAGTACGGCCGCCCAATGAGAGTAAACCCCGAGAAAACGCGACGGCAGCTTGCACTGGCTGGCTTCGTAGATATCAGTGAAACAGTTATCAGAGCTTGTTACAATCCTTGGCCCGAAGACGCGACTGAGAAAGAAGCAGCGAGATGGTTTAATGTAGGGCTCTCTAGCGGTCTCACAGCTCTATCGTGCGCAGCTATGGTAAGAATGCTTGGCATGTCCAAAGAAGAGGTGGAAGGTCTTTGCGATAGAGTTAACAAAGAGATATGTATGCGGAGTTACCATGCATATTGTAGAAT ATATATTTGGACGGCAAGGAAACCCGGGACCGCCTCTAGAAGCTCTTCAGTTCTTTCGAGTTGA